From a single Eubalaena glacialis isolate mEubGla1 chromosome 15, mEubGla1.1.hap2.+ XY, whole genome shotgun sequence genomic region:
- the DRG1 gene encoding developmentally-regulated GTP-binding protein 1, whose translation MSSTLAKIAEIEAEMARTQKNKATAHHLGLLKARLAKLRRELITPKGGGGGGPGEGFDVAKTGDARIGFVGFPSVGKSTLLSNLAGVYSEVAAYEFTTLTTVPGVIRYKGAKIQLLDLPGIIEGAKDGKGRGRQVIAVARTCNLILIVLDVLKPLGHKKIIENELEGFGIRLNSKPPNIGFKKKDKGGINLTATCPQSELDAETVKSILAEYKIHNADVTLRSDATADDLIDVVEGNRVYIPCIYVLNKIDQISIEELDIIYKVPHCVPISAHHRWNFDDLLEKIWDYLKLVRIYTKPKGQLPDYTSPVVLPYSRTTVEDFCMKIHKNLIKEFKYALVWGLSVKHNPQKVGKDHTLEDEDVIQIVKK comes from the exons ATGAGCAGCACTTTGGCTAAGATCGCGGAGATCGAAGCCGAG ATGGCTCGGACGCAAAAGAACAAGGCCACAGCACACCATCTAGGGCTGCTTAAGGCTCGCCTTGCTAAGCTTCGCAGGGAGCTCATTACTCCaaaaggtggtggtggtggtggaccAGGAGAAG GATTTGACGTTGCCAAGACAGGTGATGCTCGAATTGGGTTTGTGGGTTTTCCATCTGTGGGGAAGTCAACACTGCTCAGTAACCTGGCAGGGGTATATTCCGAGGTGGCAGCCTATGAGTTCACTACTCTGACCACTGTACCTGGTGTCATCAGATACAAAGGTGCCAAGATCCAG CTTCTGGATCTCCCAGGTATCATTGAGGGTGCCAAGGATGGGAAAGGTAGAGGCCGTCAAGTCATTGCAG TGGCCAGAACGTGTAACTTGATCTTGATTGTTCTGGATGTCCTGAAACCCTTGGGACATAAGAAGATAATAGAAAATGAGCTGGAAGGCTTTGGCATTCGCTTGAACAGCAAACCCCCCAACATTGGCTTTAAGAAGAAGGATAAAGGAGGGATTAATCTCACGGCCACT TGCCCTCAGAGTGAACTGGATGCTGAAACTGTGAAGAGCATTCTGGCTGAATACAAAATCCATAATGCTGATGTGACTCTGCGTAGTGATGCCACAGCAGATGACCTCATTGACGTGGTGGAAGGAAACAG AGTCTATATCCCCTGTATCTATGTGTTAAATAAGATTGATCAGATCTCCATTGAGGAATTGGATATCATCTATAAGGTGCCTCACTGTGTACCCATCTCTGCGCATCACCGCTGGAATTTTGATGACCTTTTGGAAAAGATCTGGGACTATCTGAAACTAGTGAGGAT TTACACCAAACCCAAAGGCCAGTTGCCAGATTACACATCCCCAGTGGTGCTGCCTTACTCCAGGACCACAGTGGAGGATTTCTGCATGAAGATTCACAAAAACCTTATCAAAGAATTTAAATA CGCTCTGGTGTGGGGTCTCTCTGTGAAACACAATCCTCAAAAAGTGGGTAAAGACCATACGTTGGAGGAcgaggatgtcattcagattgtGAAGAAGTGA